A portion of the Toxotes jaculatrix isolate fToxJac2 chromosome 16, fToxJac2.pri, whole genome shotgun sequence genome contains these proteins:
- the dolpp1 gene encoding dolichyldiphosphatase 1 yields MALEEQCSAPPRWRSISLTHVEFPEGDLTGQVLAYISLLPIAILVGFVTLIVFKRELHTISFFGGLILNEGVNWVLKHILREPRPCAGAHTTLHTEYGMPSSHSQLIWFFVVYFFLFLYLRMHQTNNARCVDLLWRHILSIILLGMALSVSYSRVYLLYHTWSQVFYGGVAGSTIGIIWFFITQEVLTPLFPKIAAWPISEYFLVRDTSLIPNILWFEYTVTRSEARNRQRKLGTKLQ; encoded by the exons ATGGCGTTGGAAGAGCAGTGCTCGGCACCACCTCGATGGCGGTCTATATCTCTGACACACGTAGAGTTCCCCGAAG GTGATCTGACGGGACAAGTGCTGGCCTACATCAGTCTCCTGCCCATAGCAATCCTCGTGGGTTTTGTTACACTCATAGTGTTTAAACGGGAGCTGCACACG atttcctTCTTTGGTGGTCTCATCCTGAACGAAGGGGTGAACTGGGTGTTGAAGCACATTCTCAGAGAGCCACGCCCATGTGCAG GGGCTCACACAACCCTGCACACAGAGTATGGGATGCCCTCCAGTCATTCCCAGCTTATCTGGTTCTTTGTTgtttacttctttcttttcctttatttaag AATGCATCAAACGAACAATGCTCGGTGCGTGGACCTGCTGTGGAGACACATACTGTCCATCATCCTGTTGGGCATGGCCTTATCAGTCTCATACAGCAG AGTCTACCTGTTGTATCACACCTGGAGCCAGGTTTTCTATGGCGGAGTGGCCGGTAGTACAATTGGCATAATCTGGTTCTTTATCACACAAGAGGTGCTGACACCGTTATTCCCCAAAATAGCAGCGTG GCCAATATCAGAGTACTTCCTGGTGCGAGACACAAGCCTGATCCCCAACATCTTATGGTTTGAGTACACAGTGACCAGATCAGAGGCAAG GAACAGACAACGAAAGCTTGGAACAAAACTTCAGTGA
- the miga2 gene encoding mitoguardin 2 — MSVKRADGMSIAQALAMTVAEIPVFLYSTFGQSIFSQLKLTPSLKKVLFATALGSVALALTAHQLKRRGRKRKQVTQGKEGQKTVGIPEALMKSGRPSSLKRGPFTGRQMMSPSTRSNDTMSGISSLAPSKHSSSSHSLASMRVPSSPNQSANPSTPWEAEPVVEESGAIEDTNVENLYLMGMELFEEALRKWEQALNIRHHTHSTSSNNSLALQGATCGDIPTAETRNKVFAEKLETLLHRAYHLQEDFGSSIPTDSVLADFESEGTLILPQVESFHRLQDDDATTVTSDDSFFSAAELFDAMALEEVYQPLKPAALYEEALSLVREGKVAYRSLRTELLECYGDQDFLAKLHCVRQAFQILLLDETHRTFFMETGKQMITGLMVKANKSPKAFLESYEDMLLYTQREETWPVTKMELEGRGVVCMNFFDIVLDFILMDAFEDLESPPSSVVAVLRNRWLSDSFKETALATACWSVLKAKRRLLMVPDGFISHFYAISEHVSPVLAFGFLGPRQHLSEVCTIFKQQIVQYLKDMFDHDKVRFTSGQCLAEDILSLSHRRSEILLGYLGIDSLLELNGALPRDTEDSTGPN; from the exons ATGTCAGTCAAACGAGCAGACGGGATGTCCATCGCCCAGGCTTTGGCCATGACCGTTGCGGAGATACCGGTCTTTCTCTATTCCACATTTGGGCAG TCCATATTTTCTCAGCTCAAGCTTACCCCAAGCTTGAAGAAGGTGCTGTTTGCCACAGCACTGGGCAGCGTAGCTCTGGCTCTCACTGCTCATCAGTTAAAAAGGCGGGGGAGAAAAAGGAAGCAGGTGACCCAAGGAAAGGAGGGCCAGAAGACAGTGGGAATACCTGAGGCGCTGATGAAGTCAGGAAGGCCGTCTTCATTAAAGAGAG GTCCGTTTACTGGCCGACAGATGATGAGTCCGAGCACCAGGAGCAATGACACCATGAGTGGAATTTCTTCCCTGGCTCCCAGTAAACATTCGAGTTCGTCACACAGCCTGGCATCT ATGCGGGTCCCAAGCTCCCCAAATCAGTCTGCTAATCCATCCACCCCCTGGGAAGCAGAGCCTGTGGTGGAAGAGTCAGGGGCAATAGAGGACACCAATGTAGAGAATCTGTATTTAATGG GAATGGAGCTGTTTGAGGAAGCTCTACGAAAGTGGGAACAGGCCCTGAATATTCGCCATCACACCCACTCGACCTCCAGCAACAACAGCCTCGCTCTGCAGGGGGCAACGTGTGGAGACATTCCCACG GCTGAAACCCGCAATAAAGTGTTTGCTGAGAAGTTAGAGACACTGCTGCACAGGGCATACCACCTACAAGAGGATTTTGGCAGCAGTATCCCAACAGACAGCGTTCTGGCAGACTTTG AGAGTGAAGGAACCCTTATCTTGCCCCAAGTGGAGAGTTTCCACCGACTGCAAGATGATGATGCGACTACTGTTACCTCTGACGACTCCTTCTTCTCAGCTGCAGAG TTGTTTGATGCCATGGCTCTAGAAGAGGTCTACCAGCCACTTAAGCCAGCAGCTCTTTATGAAGAAGCCTTGTCTCTGGTCCGGGAAGGCAAAGTGGCCTATAGGTCCCTCAG GACTGAATTACTTGAATGTTATGGCGATCAAGACTTCCTTGCCAAACTTCACTGTGTGAGACAAGCATTCCAG ATCCTGTTGTTAGATGAAACTCATCGCACATTTTTCATGGAGACCGGGAAGCAAATGATAACGGGGTTAATGGTGAAGGCAAACAAG AGTCCCAAAGCCTTCTTAGAGAGCTACGAGGACATGCTGCTTTACACTCAGAGGGAGGAAACGTGGCCCGTCACTAAGATGGAGCTGGAGGGCCGAGGG GTGGTGTGTATGAACTTTTTCGACATAGTGTTGGATTTCATCCTGATGGATGCGTTTGAAGACCTGGAGAGCCCTCCCTCCTCCGTGGTAGCTGTGTTGAGGAATCGCTGGCTTTCTGACAGCTTTAAAGAAACG GCTCTGGCGACTGCATGCTGGTCTGTCCTAAAAGCAAAAAGGCGTCTCCTCATG GTTCCTGATGGCTTTATCTCCCACTTCTATGCCATATCAGAACACGTGAGCCCAGTTTTAGCGTTTGGGTTTTTGGGACCCAGGCAGCACCTGAGTGAAGTTTGCACTATCTTCAAG caacAAATTGTGCAGTACCTTAAGGATATGTTTGATCACGACAAGGTCCGCTTCACCTCTGGTCAGTGCTTGGCTGAGGACATCCTGAGCCTTTCCCACCGCCGGAGTGAGATTTTACTGGGGTATCTGGGAATTGATAGCCTTCTGGAGCTCAACGGTGCCCTgcccagagacacagaggactcTACGGGCCCCAACTAA